One genomic segment of Hevea brasiliensis isolate MT/VB/25A 57/8 chromosome 3, ASM3005281v1, whole genome shotgun sequence includes these proteins:
- the LOC110654986 gene encoding probable galacturonosyltransferase 4 isoform X1 gives MLLRNLVVAMLFVTVIAPILLYTDRFAAFRASSSKAKFLEDVGSFTQTLPGDTRHHLHVLPHESSAVLKEPIGIVFTDNSTNSPAETFSSATIPDSSAQDTREHKSARVLSATNEGHQSRTDNAIRQVTDTTNQKEIGKDAGFAKEKDPKQRASDGVSDTASQNVLEQQSALTSGKINEKELVKSKTDKQTTQTPIPDALVRQLRDQLIRARVYLSLPVTKNNPHLTRELRLRIKEVQRVLGDATKDSDLPKNVNEKLKAMDQTLAKGKQMRDDCATVVKKLRAMLHSTEEQLRVHKKQTMFLTQLTAKTLPKGLHCLPLRLTTEYYSLNSSGQQFPNREKLEDPQLYHYALFSDNVLAAAVVVNSTVTHAKDPSKHVFHIVTDRLNYAAMRMWFLVNQPGKATIQVQNIEEFTWLNLSYSPVLKQLGSPSMIDYYFRAHRSNSDNNLKYRNPKYLSILNHLRFYLPEVFPKLNKVLFLDDDIVVQKDLTGLWSLDLKGNVNGAVETCGESFHRFDRYLNFSNPLISKNFDPHACGWAYGMNIFDLEEWKRQNITAVYHRWQKLNHDRSLWKLGTLPPGLITFWKRTYSLDQSWHVLGLGYNPNVNQREIERAAVIHYNGNMKPWLEIGISKYRNYWVKYVDYDHVYLRECNINP, from the exons ATGTTGCTCAGAAATTTGGTGGTGGCAATGCTATTTGTCACCGTAATTGCTCCGATTCTTCTCTACACTGATAGATTCGCTGCCTTCAGGGCTTCCTCTT CTAAAGCTAAATTTCTCGAAGATGTTGGGTCTTTT ACTCAAACTCTTCCTGGTGATACCAGGCATCATCTCCATGTCTTACCCCAT GAATCGTCTGCCGTGCTTAAAGAACCCATTGGAATTGTTTTTACGGATAACTCTACCAATTCACCTGCAGAAACCTTCTCCAGCGCTACAATTCCAGATTCATCAGCTCAAG ATACAAGAGAGCATAAATCTGCTAGAGTATTATCTGCCACCAACGAAGGACATCAATCTCGAACTGATAATGCCATCAGACAGGTTACTGACACTACTAATCAAAAGGAAATCGGGAAAGATGCCGGGTTTGCTAAGGAAAAGGATCCCAAACAAAGGGCATCCGATGGAGTATCTGACACTGcctctcaaaatgtg CTTGAGCAGCAATCTGCTCTAACTTCTGGAAAGATCAATGAGAAGGAGCTTGTCAAGTCTAAAACTGATAAACAGACAACTCAAACACCTATTCCAGATGCTCTAGTGCGGCAACTAAGAGATCAACTTATCAGGGCAAGGGTTTACCTATCTCTTCCAGTCACCAAGAACAACCCCCATTTAACAAGGGAACTTCGGTTACGGATAAAGGAAGTTCAACGTGTACTTGGGGATGCAACTAAAGATTCTGATCTTCCAAAGAA TGTCAATGAGAAGTTGAAGGCAATGGACCAAACATTGGCAAAAGGCAAGCAGATGCGGGATGACTGTGCTACTGTTGTTAAGAAGCTTCGGGCTATGCTTCACTCAACTGAAGAGCAGCTTCGAGTGCATAAGAAGCAGACCATGTTCTTGACACAGTTAACAGCAAAAACGCTTCCTAAAGGTCTACATTGTCTTCCATTACGCTTGACTACAGAGTACTATAGCTTGAATTCTTCTGGGCAACAATTTCCTAATCGAGAGAAATTAGAAGACCCTCAGTTGTATCATTATGCATTATTCTCAGATAATGTTCTGGCTGCAGCAGTTGTTGTGAACTCCACTGTTACCCATGCTAAG GACCCTTCGAAACATGTTTTTCATATCGTTACTGATAGACTCAACTATGCAGCAATGAGAATGTGGTTTCTAGTGAATCAGCCAGGCAAAGCTACTATTCAGGTTCAGAATATTGAAGAATTTACGTGGTTAAATTTGAGTTATAGTCCTGTTCTCAAGCAGCTGGGTTCTCCTTCAATGATAGATTATTACTTTAGGGCACATCGTTCTAACTCTGATAACAATTTAAAGTACCGAAACCCAAAGTACTTATCTATCCTGAACCATCTACGCTTTTACCTGCCTGAGGTCTTCCCAAAGCTCAACAAAGTGCTGTTCTTAGATGATGATATAGTGGTACAGAAGGACCTTACTGGCCTTTGGTCCCTTGATTTGAAGGGTAATGTTAATGGTGCTGTAGAGACTTGTGGAGAAAGCTTTCATCGTTTTGATCGATATCTAAACTTCTCAAATCCTCTTATCTCAAAGAATTTTGATCCTCATGCTTGTGGATGGGCATATGGAATGAATATCTTTGATTTGGAGGAATGGAAGAGGCAAAATATCACTGCGGTGTATCATAGATGGCAGAAGCTG AATCATGACAGGTCGTTGTGGAAGTTGGGGACTCTACCACCTGGCCTTATTACTTTCTGGAAAAGGACTTATTCTCTTGACCAATCATGGCATGTACTGGGCCTTGGCTATAACCCCAATGTCAACCAAAGAGAGATTGAACGAGCAGCTGTTATACACTACAATGGTAATATGAAACCATGGCTTGAGATAGGCATATCCAAGTACCGCAACTACTGGGTGAAGTATGTGGATTATGATCATGTGTACTTGCGAGAATGCAACATTAATCCCTAG
- the LOC110654986 gene encoding probable galacturonosyltransferase 4 isoform X2 produces the protein MLGLLLKLFLVIPGIISMSYPMNRLPCLKNPLELFLRITLPIHLQKPSPALQFQIHQLKVTDTTNQKEIGKDAGFAKEKDPKQRASDGVSDTASQNVLEQQSALTSGKINEKELVKSKTDKQTTQTPIPDALVRQLRDQLIRARVYLSLPVTKNNPHLTRELRLRIKEVQRVLGDATKDSDLPKNVNEKLKAMDQTLAKGKQMRDDCATVVKKLRAMLHSTEEQLRVHKKQTMFLTQLTAKTLPKGLHCLPLRLTTEYYSLNSSGQQFPNREKLEDPQLYHYALFSDNVLAAAVVVNSTVTHAKDPSKHVFHIVTDRLNYAAMRMWFLVNQPGKATIQVQNIEEFTWLNLSYSPVLKQLGSPSMIDYYFRAHRSNSDNNLKYRNPKYLSILNHLRFYLPEVFPKLNKVLFLDDDIVVQKDLTGLWSLDLKGNVNGAVETCGESFHRFDRYLNFSNPLISKNFDPHACGWAYGMNIFDLEEWKRQNITAVYHRWQKLNHDRSLWKLGTLPPGLITFWKRTYSLDQSWHVLGLGYNPNVNQREIERAAVIHYNGNMKPWLEIGISKYRNYWVKYVDYDHVYLRECNINP, from the exons ATGTTGGGTCTTTT ACTCAAACTCTTCCTGGTGATACCAGGCATCATCTCCATGTCTTACCCCAT GAATCGTCTGCCGTGCTTAAAGAACCCATTGGAATTGTTTTTACGGATAACTCTACCAATTCACCTGCAGAAACCTTCTCCAGCGCTACAATTCCAGATTCATCAGCTCAAG GTTACTGACACTACTAATCAAAAGGAAATCGGGAAAGATGCCGGGTTTGCTAAGGAAAAGGATCCCAAACAAAGGGCATCCGATGGAGTATCTGACACTGcctctcaaaatgtg CTTGAGCAGCAATCTGCTCTAACTTCTGGAAAGATCAATGAGAAGGAGCTTGTCAAGTCTAAAACTGATAAACAGACAACTCAAACACCTATTCCAGATGCTCTAGTGCGGCAACTAAGAGATCAACTTATCAGGGCAAGGGTTTACCTATCTCTTCCAGTCACCAAGAACAACCCCCATTTAACAAGGGAACTTCGGTTACGGATAAAGGAAGTTCAACGTGTACTTGGGGATGCAACTAAAGATTCTGATCTTCCAAAGAA TGTCAATGAGAAGTTGAAGGCAATGGACCAAACATTGGCAAAAGGCAAGCAGATGCGGGATGACTGTGCTACTGTTGTTAAGAAGCTTCGGGCTATGCTTCACTCAACTGAAGAGCAGCTTCGAGTGCATAAGAAGCAGACCATGTTCTTGACACAGTTAACAGCAAAAACGCTTCCTAAAGGTCTACATTGTCTTCCATTACGCTTGACTACAGAGTACTATAGCTTGAATTCTTCTGGGCAACAATTTCCTAATCGAGAGAAATTAGAAGACCCTCAGTTGTATCATTATGCATTATTCTCAGATAATGTTCTGGCTGCAGCAGTTGTTGTGAACTCCACTGTTACCCATGCTAAG GACCCTTCGAAACATGTTTTTCATATCGTTACTGATAGACTCAACTATGCAGCAATGAGAATGTGGTTTCTAGTGAATCAGCCAGGCAAAGCTACTATTCAGGTTCAGAATATTGAAGAATTTACGTGGTTAAATTTGAGTTATAGTCCTGTTCTCAAGCAGCTGGGTTCTCCTTCAATGATAGATTATTACTTTAGGGCACATCGTTCTAACTCTGATAACAATTTAAAGTACCGAAACCCAAAGTACTTATCTATCCTGAACCATCTACGCTTTTACCTGCCTGAGGTCTTCCCAAAGCTCAACAAAGTGCTGTTCTTAGATGATGATATAGTGGTACAGAAGGACCTTACTGGCCTTTGGTCCCTTGATTTGAAGGGTAATGTTAATGGTGCTGTAGAGACTTGTGGAGAAAGCTTTCATCGTTTTGATCGATATCTAAACTTCTCAAATCCTCTTATCTCAAAGAATTTTGATCCTCATGCTTGTGGATGGGCATATGGAATGAATATCTTTGATTTGGAGGAATGGAAGAGGCAAAATATCACTGCGGTGTATCATAGATGGCAGAAGCTG AATCATGACAGGTCGTTGTGGAAGTTGGGGACTCTACCACCTGGCCTTATTACTTTCTGGAAAAGGACTTATTCTCTTGACCAATCATGGCATGTACTGGGCCTTGGCTATAACCCCAATGTCAACCAAAGAGAGATTGAACGAGCAGCTGTTATACACTACAATGGTAATATGAAACCATGGCTTGAGATAGGCATATCCAAGTACCGCAACTACTGGGTGAAGTATGTGGATTATGATCATGTGTACTTGCGAGAATGCAACATTAATCCCTAG